From a single Sorghum bicolor cultivar BTx623 chromosome 5, Sorghum_bicolor_NCBIv3, whole genome shotgun sequence genomic region:
- the LOC110435912 gene encoding uncharacterized protein LOC110435912 — MEDNPLFAFEQSVHGSPTGSSASFTASFNGGAAPPPHPTPPSAAALMMVNIKSHVPVVLDIVNPNYQEWRCFLDSIIGKFGLLPHIQAAPTAAQLADPEWVMKDQCLVNWLFNTMTRDVMRIVRVPGGNAAAFTIWNAIVDQFRDHQLHRAVYLESEYRSLYQGDLNVTDYTAKLKELADALGDLGQPVSDQSQVLNMLRGLNDKYRHCIATITSRQPPHTFLSARSFLLLEELYATEHGKMATQHAMLAQGARVQSPRPAHPSPTPASAGQQHGGSGSPSGGNRNRRRGRGKGTGNVVPANGPANPSTGSNGGPSPTPRPTSFPNTLWAAAYNPWQGMVQAWPMPFRPPTAGVLGPRPGTPPQQAFYAGPYDAQSMQSVPAPVDPNAMLAALANAGVPQAGTSNSDWFLDTGASSHMTSGTGNLHHIRPLIPSSSVTVGNGTRMPITHLARSSVPTSTTPLSLNNVLITPSLVKNLISVRSLTRDNNVSVEFDPHGFSIKDLQTQQVKLRCDSRGDLYPLRPPQHLALHASASADLWHQRLGHPGRDQMAAALRNFNFTCTKSSAHVCTACQLGMIE; from the coding sequence ATGGAGGACAACCCTCTGTTCGCGTTCGAGCAGTCCGTCCACGGCTCACCCACCGGCTCGTCTGCCTCCTTCACCGCCTCCTTTAATGGTGGTGCTGCTCCGCCGCCACACCCTACACCTCCCTCCGCCGCTGCACTGATGATGGTGAACATCAAGTCCCATGTGCCTGTGGTTCTTGACATCGTCAACCCGAACTATCAAGAATGGCGCTGCTTTCTCGACTCCATCATCGGCAAGTTCGGCCTTCTTCCCCACATCCAAGCCGCCCCCACTGCCGCACAGCTCGCCGACCCGGAGTGGGTGATGAAGGACCAGTGCCTCGTCAACTGGCTCTTCAACACCATGACCCGCGATGTCATGCGCATCGTCCGCGTTCCCGGTGGGAACGCCGCCGCGTTCACGATCTGGAATGCCATCGTCGATCAGTTCCGCGACCACCAGCTCCACCGCGCCGTGTACCTGGAGTCCGAGTACAGGAGCCTGTACCAAGGTGATCTCAACGTCACCGACTACACCGCCAAGCTGAAGGAGCTCGCCGATGCCCTTGGCGACCTTGGCCAGCCGGTCTCCGACCAGTCCCAGGTCCTCAACATGCTACGCGGCCTCAACGACAAGTACCGCCACTGCATCGCCACCATCACCTCCAGGCAGCCTCCTCACACCTTCCTCTCCGCCCGCTCGTTCCTCCTGCTGGAGGAGCTCTACGCCACAGAACACGGCAAGATGGCGACGCAGCACGCCATGCTCGCCCAGGGCGCTCGTGTGCAGTCGCCCCGCCCCGCTCACCCCTCGCCGACACCTGCCTCGGCCGGTCAGCAACATGGCGGCTCCGGCTCTCCATCCGGTGGTAACCGCAACCGACGCCGTGGTCGCGGCAAAGGAACCGGCAACGTCGTGCCGGCCAACGGCCCGGCCAATCCCTCCACAGGCAGCAACGGCGGACCTTCCCCCACGCCACGGCCTACCAGCTTCCCCAACACTCTATGGGCCGCGGCATACAACCCTTGGCAGGGCATGGTCCAGGCGTGGCCCATGCCCTTCCGCCCTCCTACTGCCGGTGTCCTCGGCCCACGGCCCGGAACGCCTCCCCAGCAGGCCTTCTACGCCGGCCCCTACGACGCCCAGTCGATGCAGTCCGTGCCCGCGCCTGTCGATCCGAATGCCATGCTCGCCGCGCTCGCCAACGCCGGCGTTCCTCAGGCAGGCACCAGCAACTCCGACTGGTTCCTGGACACGGGAGCCTCTTCACACATGACATCGGGTACCGGTAATCTTCATCACATCCGCCCCCTAATCCCTTCTTCCTCTGTCACGGTGGGCAATGGTACTCGTATGCCCATCACCCACCTTGCCAGATCCTCCGTTCCCACCTCCACTACTCCTCTCTCACTCAACAACGTTCTCATCACTCCATCCCTTGTTAAGAATTTGATTTCTGTCCGTTCGCTTACACGTGATAATAACGTTTCTGTTGAATTTGATCCCCATGGTTTTTCAATCAAGGACCTACAAACCCAACAGGTGAAGCTCCGATGCGACAGTCGCGGTGATCTCTACCCCCTGCGGCCACCTCAACACCTCGCTCTTcatgcctctgcctctgccgatctCTGGCATCAACGACTGGGCCATCCCGGGCGCGATCAGATGGCTGCGGCGCTGCGCAACTTCAACTTCACCTGCACCAAGTCCAGCGCTCATGTCTGCACCGCTTGCCAGTTGGGCATGATAGAATAA